A stretch of the Bacillus sp. B-jedd genome encodes the following:
- the nusA gene encoding transcription termination factor NusA: MGSELLDALTILERDKGISRDVLIEAIEAALISAYRRNFNQAQNVRIDINTDNGMMRVFARKEVVDEVFDPRLEISIDEARIINPNYQVEDVVEMEVTPKDFGRIAAQTAKQVVTQRVREAERGIIYSEFIDREEDIMTGIVQRIDSKFIYVSLGKIEALLPVNEQMPNEQYKPHDRIKVFITKVEKTTKGPQIFVSRTHPGLLKRLFEIEVPEIYDGTVEIKSVAREAGDRSKISVHSENEEVDPVGSCVGPKGSRVQAVVNELKGEKIDIVKWSEDPVIFVANALSPSKVLDVMVNEGEKATTVVVPDYQLSLAIGKRGQNARLAAKLTGWKIDIKAETEAREIGIFPREEAIRLFDEEEEFFEEDEEYGYEEDNE; the protein is encoded by the coding sequence ATGGGCAGCGAACTATTGGATGCTCTGACTATACTGGAAAGAGACAAGGGAATTTCCAGGGATGTATTAATTGAAGCGATTGAGGCAGCACTTATTTCAGCGTATCGCAGAAATTTCAATCAGGCTCAAAATGTGAGGATTGATATCAATACCGATAACGGGATGATGCGGGTATTCGCGCGTAAAGAGGTTGTCGATGAGGTATTTGACCCGAGGCTGGAAATTTCTATTGATGAGGCGCGGATAATCAATCCGAATTATCAGGTTGAAGATGTGGTCGAAATGGAAGTGACCCCGAAAGACTTCGGAAGGATCGCCGCACAGACAGCGAAGCAGGTTGTCACACAGCGTGTCCGTGAAGCGGAACGGGGAATCATTTATTCCGAGTTCATCGATCGTGAGGAAGATATTATGACAGGGATTGTCCAAAGGATCGATTCCAAGTTCATTTATGTAAGCCTCGGGAAAATCGAAGCGCTTCTGCCAGTCAATGAGCAAATGCCGAATGAACAGTATAAACCTCACGACCGGATTAAAGTATTTATAACAAAAGTTGAAAAAACAACGAAAGGCCCTCAAATCTTCGTCTCCAGGACACATCCTGGCCTTTTGAAGCGGCTCTTCGAAATTGAAGTGCCGGAAATCTACGATGGCACGGTTGAAATCAAATCCGTTGCCAGAGAAGCAGGAGACAGATCGAAAATTTCCGTTCATTCCGAAAATGAGGAAGTTGACCCGGTCGGTTCTTGTGTCGGACCTAAAGGATCGAGAGTTCAGGCAGTAGTCAATGAACTAAAAGGGGAAAAAATCGATATCGTCAAATGGTCGGAAGATCCGGTCATTTTCGTAGCGAATGCCCTCAGCCCATCCAAGGTTCTCGATGTTATGGTGAACGAGGGAGAGAAAGCAACGACTGTTGTCGTTCCTGATTACCAGCTTTCACTCGCCATTGGAAAACGGGGACAGAATGCCCGCCTGGCTGCGAAGCTGACTGGCTGGAAAATAGATATTAAAGCAGAAACAGAGGCAAGGGAAATCGGAATCTTCCCTCGTGAAGAAGCCATCAGGCTTTTTGATGAAGAGGAAGAATTCTTTGAAGAAGATGAAGAGTACGGGTACGAAGAGGACAACGAATAA
- a CDS encoding YlxQ family RNA-binding protein, whose amino-acid sequence MKSNQWMSLLGLANRARKVISGEELSIKEIRSGKAKLILISADASVNTSKKVTDKCKSFRVPWRVVDNRFDLGSAIGKDARVTVAVLDEGFAKKLMTLLD is encoded by the coding sequence ATGAAATCAAATCAATGGATGTCATTGCTTGGCTTGGCAAATCGGGCAAGAAAAGTCATTTCAGGGGAAGAGCTTTCCATCAAGGAAATCAGGAGCGGAAAAGCAAAGCTGATCCTGATCTCCGCGGATGCTTCCGTCAATACGTCCAAAAAAGTAACCGATAAATGTAAATCTTTCCGAGTTCCATGGAGAGTTGTCGACAACAGGTTTGACCTAGGTTCGGCAATCGGCAAGGATGCGCGTGTGACGGTGGCTGTACTGGATGAGGGATTCGCGAAAAAACTGATGACACTGCTCGATTAA
- the rnpM gene encoding RNase P modulator RnpM — translation MNKMRKVPMRKCVATGEMKPKKELVRIVRSKEGDVSVDLTGKKSGRGAYLSLDRDAILLAKKKNILANHLQTDIDSTLYEELLELTEKEKRQS, via the coding sequence GTGAACAAAATGAGAAAAGTTCCGATGCGCAAATGTGTCGCAACAGGGGAAATGAAACCCAAGAAAGAACTTGTTCGCATCGTTCGCTCAAAAGAAGGGGACGTTTCAGTCGATCTGACAGGGAAAAAATCGGGCCGCGGTGCATACCTGTCCCTTGACCGTGACGCTATCCTTTTGGCAAAGAAAAAGAACATACTGGCAAACCATTTGCAAACTGACATTGATTCTACATTATATGAAGAGCTCCTTGAGCTTACTGAAAAGGAGAAACGGCAATCCTAA
- the rimP gene encoding ribosome maturation factor RimP, translating to MSKVTEVVENLAVPILNELGLELVDIEYVKEGRDWFLRLFIDKENGVDIEECGIVSERVSEKLDELDPIPHNYFLEVSSPGAERPLKKEKDFTASIGKNVFVKTYEPIENEKTFEGILLEFDGESVKLEIKVKTRKKIVEIPFDKVASARLAVTFG from the coding sequence ATGAGCAAGGTAACTGAAGTGGTTGAAAACCTGGCTGTGCCAATTTTAAATGAACTTGGATTGGAATTAGTTGATATTGAATATGTAAAAGAGGGCCGGGATTGGTTTTTGCGCCTATTTATCGACAAGGAGAACGGGGTTGACATTGAGGAGTGCGGGATAGTCAGTGAACGCGTCAGTGAAAAGCTGGATGAACTTGATCCGATTCCCCACAATTATTTCCTGGAAGTCTCATCTCCTGGCGCTGAAAGGCCGCTGAAAAAGGAAAAGGATTTTACGGCTTCAATCGGAAAGAATGTGTTTGTGAAAACATATGAGCCGATTGAAAATGAAAAGACATTTGAGGGTATTTTACTTGAGTTTGACGGTGAATCCGTGAAGCTGGAAATCAAAGTCAAAACGCGAAAAAAGATTGTTGAAATCCCATTTGATAAAGTAGCCAGCGCCAGGCTCGCAGTCACATTTGGCTGA